In Rhizobium sp. ZPR4, a genomic segment contains:
- the aroQ gene encoding type II 3-dehydroquinate dehydratase, giving the protein MAQTIFVLNGPNLNALGKREPGIYGGKTLKDIEADCKSAGESLGFIVDFRQSNHEGVLVDWMHEAGDKAAGVAINPGAYGHTSIALHDAIRAISIPVVEVHISNIHAREEFRHKSMIAPAAKGMICGFGPHSYILALHALKSITQ; this is encoded by the coding sequence ATGGCGCAAACTATTTTCGTCCTTAACGGACCCAATTTGAATGCTCTCGGCAAGCGCGAGCCGGGCATCTATGGCGGCAAGACGCTCAAGGATATCGAAGCCGACTGCAAGTCCGCAGGTGAAAGCCTGGGCTTCATCGTCGATTTCCGCCAGAGCAATCACGAAGGCGTGCTGGTCGACTGGATGCACGAAGCTGGCGATAAGGCCGCCGGCGTCGCGATCAATCCCGGTGCCTATGGTCATACGTCGATCGCGCTGCATGATGCGATCCGCGCCATCTCCATTCCGGTCGTGGAGGTGCATATCTCCAACATCCACGCACGCGAAGAATTCCGGCACAAATCGATGATCGCGCCCGCTGCAAAGGGCATGATCTGCGGTTTCGGACCTCATAGCTACATCCTGGCGCTTCATGCGCTGAAATCCATCACCCAATAA
- a CDS encoding aminotransferase class I/II-fold pyridoxal phosphate-dependent enzyme: MFSLSKRSDVEPFHAMDVLAEATRRRQAGHSVISMAVGQPSHPAPQAALEAARAALGHGRIGYTDALGTLALRQALSAHYQARHGLSIDPKRIAITTGSSAGFNLAFLTLFDAGDSVAIARPGYPAYRNILAALGLDVVEVPVTEETQFTLTPESLEAAQAASGKRLKGVLLASPANPTGTVTGRAALKALADYCVDRSIAFISDEIYHGLTFVGEETSALELTDEAIVINSFSKYYCMTGWRIGWMVLPERLVRPIERVAQSLYISAPELSQIAAEAALGAGAELDVYRESYGRNRDFLMRRLPEIGFRIASPMDGAFYAYVDVSRFTNDSMVFAQKMLAEINVAATPGLDFDPVEGHRAMRFSYAGSNTEIEEATERMAAWLK; the protein is encoded by the coding sequence TTGTTTTCCCTATCCAAGCGCAGTGATGTCGAACCTTTCCACGCCATGGACGTGCTGGCGGAAGCGACGCGGCGACGCCAGGCCGGACACTCGGTCATCTCGATGGCTGTCGGACAGCCGTCCCATCCCGCACCTCAAGCGGCTCTGGAGGCAGCACGGGCGGCTCTCGGTCATGGCCGCATCGGCTATACGGATGCGCTCGGCACTCTGGCTTTGCGGCAGGCACTCTCCGCCCATTACCAGGCACGCCACGGCCTGAGCATCGATCCGAAGCGCATTGCGATTACGACGGGCTCCTCGGCCGGCTTCAATCTTGCCTTCCTGACCTTGTTCGATGCCGGCGATAGCGTCGCCATCGCCCGGCCGGGCTACCCGGCCTATCGCAACATCCTGGCTGCACTCGGCCTCGATGTCGTCGAAGTGCCGGTTACCGAGGAAACGCAGTTTACGCTCACGCCCGAAAGCCTGGAGGCGGCACAGGCAGCAAGCGGCAAGCGCCTGAAGGGCGTGCTGCTCGCAAGCCCCGCCAATCCCACAGGCACGGTGACGGGCAGGGCGGCGCTGAAGGCGCTGGCCGACTATTGCGTCGACCGTTCCATCGCCTTCATCTCCGACGAGATCTATCATGGGCTGACTTTCGTCGGCGAGGAGACGAGCGCGCTGGAGCTGACCGACGAGGCAATCGTCATCAATTCCTTCTCGAAATATTACTGCATGACCGGCTGGCGCATCGGCTGGATGGTCTTGCCGGAACGGCTGGTCCGCCCCATCGAGCGCGTGGCCCAGAGTCTTTACATTTCCGCGCCGGAATTGTCGCAGATTGCCGCTGAGGCCGCGCTCGGCGCCGGCGCCGAACTCGATGTCTATCGTGAGAGCTACGGTCGCAACCGCGATTTCCTCATGCGTCGGCTGCCGGAAATCGGCTTCCGTATTGCCTCGCCGATGGATGGCGCTTTTTACGCCTATGTCGATGTCAGCCGCTTCACAAATGACAGCATGGTCTTTGCACAAAAGATGCTGGCGGAAATCAATGTCGCCGCCACGCCCGGCCTCGATTTCGATCCCGTGGAAGGACATCGCGCAATGCGCTTTTCCTATGCCGGCTCGAATACCGAGATCGAGGAAGCCACCGAACGCATGGCGGCCTGGCTGAAATAG
- a CDS encoding ribonuclease E/G produces MADKMLIDASHEEETRVVVVRGNRIEEFDFESQHKKQIRGNIYLAKVTRVEPSLQAAFVDYGGNRHGFLAFAEIHPDYYQIPLADRQALLKAEAEEHRREDDVEHVETALDLSQQEQPDIGIVAKEGEEAEVPAATGEEAPAAEAAAPAEEAAPAKKAKPRRSRKKAVADAPAEETPAPEATAAVDAPSDEEEGPSGEMAAMVETDSISEDVATSKRRHDDDDDDDDHDHEEEVIESVGAEDAMEEVPDRTQRKPRKQYRIQEVIKRRQILLVQVAKEERGNKGAALTTYLSLAGRYSVLMPNTARGGGISRKITNPQDRKRLKEIAKMLEVPQGMGVILRTAGANRTKVEVKRDFEYLMRLWENVRTLTLASTAPCLVYEEGSLIKRSIRDLYNKDIGEIIVAGEEGYREAKDFMKMLMPSHAKVVQPYRDIHPIFSRSGIEAQLDRMLQPQVTLRSGGYLIMNQTEALVSIDVNSGRSTREHSIEDTALQTNLEAAEEIARQLRLRDLAGLIVIDFIDMEEKRNNRAVEKKLKECLKNDRARIQVGRISHFGLLEMSRQRIRASVLESTTQICSHCGGTGHVRSQSSVALHVLRGIEEYLLKNTTHDITVRTTPDIALYLLNHKRQTIIDYESRFGVAIVIDADNAVGTQHFAIDRGEPVANPVKIESLFNFAAIPDDDDDDIVIEADEDEDEELEEKAAGAEQQPAARSEGNDGNRKRKRRRRRRGRGNDGQAASASDDASTANAAEDADGEDGDDDDADAGAENAASAGGDDDAQQKRKRRRRGKRGGRRNRENEGNEQIAAGEEAGSDEADDAEAEDSDEATVTVAEIVVAEAESAVEAQPAMAAVETAAVVTEDVKPAKGRGRRKAKAVEASPVETPVVDEAPTADVEIEAVAEVAEVLDNSAEATAPEAAEDAAKPARANRESNVSSSAPVVKSTRTNEGGEGDGEPTKPKKAGWWQRRGFF; encoded by the coding sequence ATGGCAGACAAAATGCTTATCGATGCGTCTCACGAGGAAGAGACGCGCGTCGTTGTCGTTCGCGGGAACCGCATAGAAGAGTTTGACTTCGAGTCACAGCACAAGAAGCAAATTCGCGGCAACATCTATCTTGCAAAAGTAACGCGGGTAGAACCTTCGCTTCAGGCCGCTTTCGTCGATTACGGCGGCAACCGGCACGGCTTCCTGGCCTTTGCCGAAATCCATCCCGATTATTACCAGATCCCGCTTGCCGACCGTCAGGCGCTGCTGAAGGCCGAGGCCGAAGAACATCGCCGCGAAGACGATGTCGAGCATGTCGAGACGGCGCTTGATCTTTCGCAGCAGGAACAGCCCGATATCGGCATCGTGGCGAAGGAAGGCGAAGAAGCCGAGGTGCCGGCTGCGACCGGCGAAGAGGCTCCTGCCGCAGAGGCAGCCGCACCCGCCGAAGAAGCAGCTCCGGCCAAGAAGGCAAAGCCGCGCCGCAGCCGCAAGAAGGCGGTAGCAGACGCTCCCGCCGAAGAGACGCCCGCCCCCGAAGCAACGGCTGCCGTGGATGCGCCAAGCGACGAAGAAGAAGGACCGTCGGGCGAAATGGCCGCGATGGTCGAAACCGATTCGATCTCCGAGGATGTCGCGACCTCCAAGCGCCGCCACGATGACGACGATGATGACGACGATCACGACCATGAAGAGGAAGTGATCGAATCCGTCGGCGCCGAGGACGCGATGGAAGAAGTTCCGGATCGCACCCAGCGCAAGCCGCGCAAGCAGTACCGCATTCAGGAAGTCATCAAGCGCCGCCAGATCCTGCTGGTGCAGGTGGCCAAGGAAGAACGCGGCAACAAGGGTGCCGCACTCACCACCTATCTCTCGCTCGCAGGCCGCTATTCGGTGCTGATGCCGAACACGGCGCGCGGCGGCGGTATCTCCCGCAAGATTACCAATCCGCAGGACCGCAAGCGCCTGAAGGAAATCGCCAAGATGCTCGAAGTGCCGCAGGGCATGGGCGTCATCCTGCGCACCGCCGGTGCCAACCGCACCAAGGTCGAGGTAAAGCGCGATTTCGAATATCTGATGCGCCTGTGGGAAAATGTCCGTACGCTGACGCTCGCATCGACCGCGCCGTGCCTGGTCTATGAAGAAGGCAGCCTGATCAAGCGCTCGATCCGCGATCTCTACAACAAGGATATCGGCGAAATCATCGTTGCCGGCGAAGAAGGCTATCGTGAAGCGAAAGACTTCATGAAGATGCTGATGCCGAGCCACGCCAAGGTGGTTCAGCCCTATCGCGACATTCACCCGATCTTCTCGCGCTCCGGCATCGAAGCGCAGCTTGACCGCATGCTGCAGCCGCAGGTAACGCTGCGTTCGGGCGGCTACCTGATCATGAACCAGACGGAAGCGCTGGTCTCGATCGACGTCAACTCCGGCCGCTCGACCCGCGAACATTCGATCGAGGACACCGCACTCCAGACGAACCTGGAAGCCGCCGAGGAAATCGCGCGCCAGCTTCGCCTGCGCGACCTCGCCGGCCTGATCGTCATCGACTTCATCGACATGGAAGAAAAGCGCAACAACCGCGCCGTCGAGAAGAAGCTGAAGGAATGCCTGAAGAACGACCGCGCCCGCATCCAGGTTGGCCGCATCTCGCATTTCGGCCTTCTGGAAATGTCGCGCCAGCGCATCCGCGCTTCGGTTCTCGAAAGCACGACGCAGATCTGCTCGCATTGCGGCGGCACCGGCCACGTGCGCTCGCAGTCTTCCGTTGCCCTGCACGTCCTGCGCGGCATTGAGGAATACCTGCTCAAGAACACGACGCACGATATCACCGTGCGCACGACGCCGGACATCGCGCTCTATCTGCTCAACCACAAGCGCCAGACGATCATCGATTATGAAAGCCGCTTCGGCGTCGCGATCGTCATCGATGCCGACAATGCGGTTGGCACGCAGCACTTCGCGATCGACCGCGGCGAGCCGGTTGCCAATCCGGTGAAGATCGAAAGCCTGTTCAACTTCGCAGCCATCCCCGACGATGATGACGACGATATCGTCATCGAGGCGGATGAGGATGAAGACGAAGAGCTGGAAGAAAAGGCCGCAGGCGCCGAGCAACAGCCTGCTGCTCGCTCCGAAGGCAATGATGGTAACCGCAAGCGCAAGCGCCGTCGTCGGCGTCGTGGCCGCGGCAATGACGGCCAGGCTGCCTCGGCTTCCGATGACGCCTCCACGGCCAATGCTGCCGAGGATGCAGACGGAGAAGACGGTGACGACGATGATGCTGATGCCGGCGCGGAAAATGCCGCATCCGCCGGCGGCGACGATGACGCGCAGCAGAAGCGCAAGCGCCGTCGTCGCGGCAAGCGCGGTGGCCGCCGCAATCGTGAAAACGAAGGCAACGAACAGATTGCTGCAGGCGAGGAAGCTGGTTCCGACGAAGCTGATGACGCCGAAGCGGAAGATAGTGACGAAGCAACCGTAACGGTCGCCGAGATCGTCGTTGCCGAAGCCGAATCAGCCGTCGAGGCGCAGCCCGCCATGGCAGCGGTGGAAACAGCAGCCGTCGTCACCGAAGACGTCAAGCCCGCCAAGGGCCGCGGTCGCCGCAAGGCAAAGGCGGTCGAAGCATCTCCGGTCGAGACGCCTGTCGTCGACGAAGCGCCGACAGCAGATGTCGAAATCGAGGCAGTTGCCGAGGTCGCCGAAGTTCTGGACAATTCGGCCGAAGCGACAGCACCCGAGGCAGCTGAGGACGCAGCCAAGCCGGCCCGTGCCAACCGCGAATCCAACGTTTCCTCCTCTGCTCCGGTGGTAAAGTCGACCCGCACCAATGAAGGTGGCGAAGGCGACGGAGAGCCGACCAAGCCGAAGAAGGCCGGCTGGTGGCAGCGCCGCGGCTTCTTTTAA
- a CDS encoding penicillin-binding protein 1A: MIRLIGYFFGLGCLLFLGAAAAAAIYLSVVSKELPDYEVLAKYAPPVTTRIHAGNGALMKEYSRENRLFVPIQAIPDRVKAAFLSAEDKNFYNHPGVDVGGLIRAVAVNLQNIGSGRRFVGASTITQQVAKNFLLSADQTFDRKIKEAILSFRIEQAYSKDKILELYLNEIYFGLNSYGIAGAALTYFDKSVNELTIAESAYLASLPKGPSNYNPFRRAEAALTRRNWVIDRMVENGYVSQSDGEEAKKQPLGVVPPKSGPSLFASDYFAEEVRRQLIDQYGEKTLYEGGLSVRTSLDPQMQLEARKALQDGLVDYDERRGYRGPVKQIATSQDWGAELAKVPSLSDVPEWQVAVVLSVSDQGVDIGLQPRVDAAGKVSTERTRGTIAPADMRWAYRSAGGKSVKSPSGVLSPGDVIYVQKTGNADSSSYRLRQPPKVQGGLVAMDPHTGRVLAMVGGFSYAQSEFNRATQAKRQPGSSFKPFVYAAAMDNGYTPASVILDDPLQITLSNGDVWKPTNYEGEGGGVHTLRFAIEHSRNLMTVRLASDMGMPLVAEYAERFGIYDHMNPVLAMSLGAGETTVLRMVSAYSVIANGGKQIKPTLIDRIQDRYGKTIFKHEERVCDNCNVNAWQNQDEPVIADNREQVLDPMTAYQVTSMMQGVIIRGTAAGKIKLNTDVAGKTGTTNDEKDAWFVGFTPSLVAGLYIGYDTPATLGRGGTGGALAAPIFNEFMQAATKDEAPEKFQVPAGMTMVAVNRATGMAAQPGEPNAIMEAFKPGTGPATSLQVIGGGDAAAQVAPEEILRTSPQANQAVTSGSGGLF; the protein is encoded by the coding sequence ATGATCAGACTGATTGGATATTTCTTTGGCCTCGGCTGCCTCCTGTTTCTGGGTGCAGCGGCTGCGGCTGCCATCTATCTGAGCGTGGTCTCGAAGGAACTGCCCGACTACGAGGTGCTTGCCAAATACGCGCCGCCGGTAACGACGCGCATTCACGCCGGCAACGGTGCGCTGATGAAGGAATATTCGCGCGAGAACCGGCTTTTCGTGCCGATCCAGGCGATTCCCGATCGCGTCAAGGCGGCTTTCCTTTCGGCTGAAGACAAGAATTTCTACAACCATCCCGGCGTCGATGTCGGCGGTCTGATCCGCGCCGTGGCCGTGAACCTGCAGAATATCGGTTCCGGCCGCCGCTTCGTCGGCGCGTCCACCATCACGCAGCAGGTCGCCAAGAACTTCCTGCTGTCCGCCGACCAGACGTTCGACCGCAAGATCAAGGAAGCGATTCTCTCCTTCCGCATCGAGCAGGCCTACAGCAAGGACAAGATCCTCGAACTCTACCTGAACGAGATCTATTTCGGCCTCAATTCCTACGGCATTGCCGGCGCCGCTCTCACCTATTTCGACAAGTCGGTCAACGAACTGACCATTGCCGAATCGGCCTATCTAGCATCGCTTCCGAAAGGCCCGTCGAACTACAATCCCTTCCGCCGGGCCGAGGCAGCGCTGACCCGCCGCAACTGGGTGATCGACCGCATGGTCGAGAATGGCTATGTCAGCCAGAGCGACGGCGAAGAGGCAAAGAAGCAGCCGCTCGGCGTCGTACCGCCGAAGAGCGGCCCTTCGCTCTTTGCCTCCGACTATTTTGCCGAAGAGGTTCGTCGCCAGCTGATCGACCAATATGGCGAAAAGACCCTCTATGAAGGTGGCCTTTCCGTTCGTACGTCGCTCGATCCGCAGATGCAGCTCGAAGCTCGCAAGGCGTTGCAGGATGGTCTGGTCGATTATGACGAGCGTCGCGGTTATCGCGGCCCGGTCAAGCAGATTGCCACCTCGCAGGATTGGGGCGCCGAGCTTGCCAAGGTTCCAAGCCTGAGCGATGTGCCGGAATGGCAGGTCGCTGTTGTCCTGTCCGTATCGGATCAAGGTGTCGATATCGGCTTGCAGCCGCGCGTCGATGCCGCCGGCAAGGTATCGACGGAGCGGACGCGCGGCACGATCGCTCCCGCCGACATGCGCTGGGCCTATCGCTCGGCCGGCGGTAAGTCCGTCAAATCGCCCAGTGGCGTCCTGAGCCCGGGCGACGTGATCTATGTGCAGAAGACCGGTAATGCCGATTCGAGCAGCTATCGCCTGCGCCAGCCGCCGAAGGTGCAGGGCGGCCTGGTCGCCATGGACCCGCATACGGGCCGTGTGCTCGCCATGGTCGGTGGCTTCTCCTACGCGCAGTCGGAATTTAATCGCGCCACGCAGGCCAAGCGCCAGCCGGGCTCGTCGTTCAAGCCTTTCGTCTACGCGGCTGCGATGGATAACGGCTATACGCCGGCCTCGGTCATTCTCGACGATCCGCTGCAGATCACGCTCAGCAATGGCGATGTGTGGAAGCCGACCAACTACGAAGGCGAGGGCGGTGGCGTCCATACGCTTCGTTTCGCGATCGAGCACTCGCGCAACCTGATGACGGTCCGTCTTGCTTCCGACATGGGCATGCCGCTGGTTGCCGAATATGCCGAGCGCTTCGGCATCTACGACCATATGAACCCTGTGCTCGCCATGTCGCTCGGTGCCGGCGAAACGACCGTGTTGCGCATGGTGTCTGCCTATTCGGTCATCGCCAATGGCGGCAAGCAGATCAAGCCGACGCTGATCGACCGCATTCAGGACCGTTACGGCAAGACCATCTTCAAACATGAGGAACGCGTCTGCGATAATTGCAACGTCAACGCCTGGCAGAACCAGGACGAGCCTGTCATCGCCGACAACCGTGAACAGGTGCTCGACCCGATGACGGCCTATCAGGTTACGTCGATGATGCAGGGCGTCATCATCCGCGGCACGGCCGCCGGCAAGATCAAGCTCAACACTGATGTCGCCGGCAAGACCGGCACCACGAACGATGAGAAGGACGCCTGGTTTGTCGGCTTCACGCCGAGCCTCGTCGCCGGTCTCTACATCGGCTACGACACGCCGGCCACGCTCGGCCGTGGCGGCACGGGCGGCGCGCTCGCGGCACCGATCTTCAACGAATTCATGCAGGCTGCCACCAAGGACGAGGCGCCGGAGAAATTCCAGGTTCCGGCCGGCATGACCATGGTCGCCGTTAACCGCGCCACTGGCATGGCCGCACAGCCCGGCGAGCCGAATGCCATCATGGAAGCCTTCAAGCCCGGCACCGGCCCGGCCACCAGCCTGCAGGTCATTGGCGGCGGCGATGCGGCCGCGCAGGTTGCGCCTGAGGAAATTCTGCGTACCTCGCCGCAGGCGAACCAGGCTGTCACGTCCGGATCGGGCGGCCTGTTCTGA
- a CDS encoding DsbA family protein, with product MTFSLKSLLTVSAIALTASFATIQPAAALDDQQKKEIGDFIKEYLVEHPEVLLDAQAALEKKQDEARIAQSAQVIEQNKDAIFNSKNDVAIGNPKGDITVVEFFDYNCTYCRHALGDMDKLLQQDKNVRFVLKEFPILGQDSVAASRVSSAFRLLAPEKYAEFHHKLLGSDGRASEDTAIEVATSFGVSEAAIRAEMAKAPNTDMIKATYQLATDLGVNGTPAYVIGNEMVSGAIGLDAIKEKIANVRSCGKTSC from the coding sequence ATGACCTTTTCTCTCAAAAGCCTGCTGACGGTTTCGGCGATTGCCCTGACAGCGTCCTTCGCCACAATCCAGCCGGCCGCCGCGCTGGACGACCAGCAGAAGAAGGAAATCGGGGATTTCATCAAGGAATACCTCGTCGAGCATCCGGAGGTGCTGCTGGATGCGCAGGCCGCGCTCGAAAAGAAGCAGGACGAAGCCCGCATTGCGCAATCGGCCCAGGTGATCGAGCAGAACAAGGATGCGATCTTCAACTCCAAGAACGATGTGGCCATCGGCAATCCGAAGGGCGATATCACCGTCGTCGAGTTCTTCGACTATAATTGCACCTATTGCCGGCATGCGCTCGGCGATATGGACAAGCTTCTGCAGCAGGACAAGAATGTTCGTTTCGTCCTGAAGGAATTCCCGATCCTCGGTCAGGATTCGGTTGCCGCCTCCCGGGTTTCCAGCGCGTTCCGCCTGCTCGCGCCTGAAAAATATGCCGAATTCCATCACAAGCTGCTGGGCAGCGACGGCCGCGCTTCCGAAGACACCGCCATCGAGGTCGCCACCTCGTTTGGCGTCAGCGAAGCGGCCATCCGCGCCGAGATGGCGAAGGCTCCGAACACCGACATGATCAAGGCGACCTACCAGCTTGCCACCGATCTTGGCGTCAACGGCACGCCCGCCTATGTCATCGGCAACGAGATGGTTTCCGGCGCGATCGGGCTCGATGCCATCAAGGAGAAGATCGCCAACGTTCGCAGCTGCGGCAAAACGAGCTGCTGA
- a CDS encoding N-acetylmuramoyl-L-alanine amidase, producing the protein MRALRFVAAAFALVILVSVSAFAPVAAADDSVLAYGARIAGDDARTRIVIDMDRAPTFTVHYLDNPVRVVVDLPATAFGFPAGNLKPTGLFKDIRYGTMDADSARIVLTAKKPVKLVTAKVQADENGKGQRLVLDAEMLPAEQFAELVKKQSWTSDDTAKDVGPVEPTQKADPNVFLVAVDAGHGGIDAGATGTDGVTQEKDITLAFAKMFADKLNAQPGIKAFLTRDKDQYLSLSERVTIARQNRASLFISLHADTLKQKDIRGATVYTISDKASDRLASEVADRENNSDQIAGAEAQTQPAAVNDILMDLTRRETQAFSISLAQDVLSSFNGQISMINNPHRHAGFQVLTAPDVPSILLELGFLSNKEDEKLLLDADWRQKVADRLTEAVKQYRVSIIANGG; encoded by the coding sequence GTGAGGGCTTTGCGATTTGTGGCGGCGGCCTTCGCCCTGGTGATTCTCGTTTCGGTTTCGGCATTTGCGCCCGTAGCGGCGGCGGATGATTCGGTGCTTGCCTATGGCGCCCGCATTGCCGGTGACGATGCCCGCACGCGTATCGTGATCGACATGGACCGAGCTCCTACCTTCACGGTTCACTACCTTGACAATCCCGTCCGTGTCGTCGTCGATCTCCCGGCGACAGCATTCGGCTTTCCGGCCGGTAATCTCAAGCCGACAGGCCTCTTCAAGGACATTCGCTACGGCACGATGGATGCGGACAGCGCCCGCATCGTGCTGACGGCAAAGAAACCGGTGAAGCTGGTCACGGCCAAGGTTCAGGCCGATGAAAACGGCAAGGGGCAGCGCCTTGTGCTCGATGCCGAGATGTTGCCGGCTGAACAATTTGCCGAACTGGTGAAGAAACAGAGCTGGACCAGCGACGATACCGCCAAGGACGTCGGTCCGGTCGAGCCGACCCAGAAAGCCGATCCGAATGTATTCCTTGTTGCCGTCGACGCCGGGCATGGCGGTATCGATGCCGGCGCGACCGGCACGGACGGTGTCACGCAGGAAAAGGACATCACGCTCGCATTTGCGAAGATGTTTGCCGACAAGCTGAATGCGCAGCCTGGCATCAAGGCCTTCCTGACGCGCGACAAGGATCAGTATCTGTCCCTGTCCGAACGTGTGACGATCGCCCGGCAGAATCGCGCCTCGCTCTTCATCTCGCTGCATGCCGATACGCTGAAGCAGAAGGATATTCGCGGCGCGACCGTCTATACTATCTCGGACAAGGCCTCTGACCGGCTCGCCAGTGAAGTGGCCGATCGTGAAAACAATTCCGATCAGATCGCCGGCGCCGAGGCCCAGACGCAGCCGGCCGCCGTCAATGACATTCTGATGGATTTGACACGCCGCGAGACCCAGGCCTTCTCCATTTCGCTGGCGCAGGATGTACTGTCCTCGTTCAATGGCCAGATCTCCATGATCAACAATCCGCATCGCCATGCCGGTTTTCAGGTTCTGACGGCGCCGGATGTGCCCTCGATCCTGCTCGAACTCGGCTTTCTCTCCAACAAGGAGGATGAGAAGCTGCTACTTGATGCCGACTGGCGACAGAAGGTCGCCGACCGGCTGACGGAAGCGGTGAAGCAGTATCGCGTATCGATTATCGCAAACGGCGGCTGA
- the accB gene encoding acetyl-CoA carboxylase biotin carboxyl carrier protein gives MAEKKSGIDQALIRDLANILNDTDLTEIEVEQEDLRIRVSRAGTTQYVQAPIAAPAAYAAPAAVAAAPAAAPAGKTRNPDNVVSAPMVGTAYLAPAPGSAAFIQVGAAVKEGQTLLIIEAMKTMNQIPAPKSGTVTEILVQDGRPVEYGEALVVIE, from the coding sequence ATGGCTGAAAAGAAATCGGGTATCGACCAGGCGCTGATTCGCGATCTCGCCAACATCCTCAACGACACGGATCTGACCGAGATCGAAGTCGAACAGGAAGATCTGCGCATCCGCGTGTCGCGTGCCGGCACGACCCAATATGTTCAGGCGCCGATTGCTGCACCGGCCGCTTACGCTGCTCCTGCTGCCGTTGCAGCAGCGCCGGCCGCCGCTCCCGCAGGCAAGACCCGCAATCCCGACAACGTCGTCAGCGCGCCGATGGTCGGCACCGCCTATCTGGCCCCGGCACCAGGCTCTGCTGCCTTCATTCAGGTCGGTGCAGCCGTCAAGGAAGGTCAGACGCTGCTCATCATCGAAGCAATGAAGACGATGAACCAGATTCCTGCGCCGAAGTCCGGTACGGTTACCGAAATCCTCGTTCAGGACGGCCGTCCGGTCGAGTACGGCGAAGCCCTGGTCGTCATCGAGTAA